A single genomic interval of Koleobacter methoxysyntrophicus harbors:
- a CDS encoding S-methyl-5'-thioadenosine phosphorylase — protein MEYKADIGVFGGSGFYSFLEDIEEIRVDTPYGAPSDKISIAAVEGKRVAFLPRHGRDHRLPPHMINYRANVYAMKKLGVTRIIGPCAAGSLQPHVKPGDFVVCDQFVNRTWGRRDTFYDGPITTHIGAAEPYCPEMRELAIKCAKKLDLPVHERGTVVVVQGPRFSTKAESREFSGHGWEVINMTQYPEAILARELEICYVNISLITDYDVGLEGNPDIEPVSHEAVIKVFNENIGNLRKLLIEIIKEIRVDKRDCICSEALKTARL, from the coding sequence ATGGAGTATAAAGCTGACATAGGCGTGTTCGGAGGTTCAGGCTTTTATTCCTTTCTTGAAGATATAGAGGAAATCAGGGTTGATACCCCGTATGGTGCACCCAGTGATAAAATATCCATTGCAGCGGTTGAAGGGAAGAGGGTTGCCTTCCTGCCCCGCCACGGCAGGGACCACCGCCTGCCGCCCCATATGATAAATTACCGGGCAAATGTATATGCCATGAAGAAGCTGGGGGTTACCAGGATTATAGGACCATGTGCTGCCGGCAGCCTTCAGCCCCATGTAAAACCCGGTGATTTTGTAGTATGTGACCAGTTCGTAAACAGGACCTGGGGACGAAGGGATACCTTTTATGACGGCCCTATCACAACCCATATCGGAGCAGCAGAACCCTATTGCCCGGAAATGAGGGAGCTGGCTATAAAATGCGCCAAAAAACTAGATCTCCCCGTCCACGAAAGGGGTACCGTTGTTGTGGTCCAGGGGCCCAGATTTTCTACAAAGGCTGAAAGCCGGGAGTTTTCCGGCCACGGATGGGAGGTCATAAATATGACCCAGTATCCTGAAGCCATCCTGGCCAGGGAACTGGAGATATGTTATGTGAATATATCCCTGATTACTGATTATGATGTAGGTCTTGAAGGAAATCCTGACATAGAACCCGTTTCCCATGAAGCCGTTATAAAGGTCTTTAATGAGAACATAGGGAACCTGAGAAAGCTGCTTATTGAAATAATAAAAGAAATTCGGGTAGATAAAAGGGACTGTATATGCAGTGAAGCCCTTAAAACTGCCAGGTTATAA
- a CDS encoding dicarboxylate/amino acid:cation symporter produces the protein MKLYTKILIGFALGIVAGLILGPSASYIKPFGDLFIRLIKMIIVPLVFASLVVGAASMGDIRKLGRVGVKTIAYYLLTTAFAVIIGLILGNIISPGIGLRIPIPNTAVEPKAPPTLTATLLNLVPTNPLEAMVQGNMLQIIIFALFLGIAIALIRKKAESVYNFFDGLAEVMYRLTAMIMNYAPIGVFALIAAVVGSYGLDVLLPLAKVIIAVYIGALLHAAITYSFTVSTFAKMNPLAFFKGIFEASTVAFSTCSSSATLPVTIRCTEENLGVSKGISSFVLPLGATINMDGTALYQGVCALFIAQVYGISLTLSQQLMIVLTATLASIGTAGVPGAGMIMLTMVLTAVNLPLEGIALIAGIDRILDMARTCINVTGDASAAVVVAATEGELEQVSKDSTGTPA, from the coding sequence GTGAAACTCTATACCAAAATCCTTATCGGTTTTGCACTGGGTATTGTGGCCGGTTTGATCCTGGGCCCTTCTGCATCCTATATCAAACCCTTCGGGGACCTGTTTATCCGACTTATTAAAATGATTATAGTTCCTCTGGTCTTTGCCTCTTTAGTTGTAGGAGCTGCCAGCATGGGGGACATCAGAAAACTGGGGAGGGTAGGGGTTAAAACTATAGCGTACTACCTTCTAACCACTGCCTTTGCGGTAATCATCGGATTAATTTTAGGTAATATTATTTCTCCGGGCATTGGCCTCAGGATTCCAATACCCAATACAGCTGTTGAACCCAAAGCACCACCCACACTAACGGCCACTCTGCTGAATCTCGTTCCCACCAACCCCCTTGAAGCAATGGTCCAGGGCAACATGCTTCAGATAATTATATTTGCACTTTTCCTGGGGATAGCCATTGCTTTAATAAGGAAAAAGGCAGAATCGGTCTATAATTTCTTCGATGGTCTGGCAGAAGTAATGTACCGCCTTACAGCAATGATAATGAATTATGCACCTATAGGGGTTTTCGCACTGATTGCCGCTGTTGTAGGCAGCTACGGCCTGGATGTGCTTCTACCCCTTGCCAAAGTTATAATTGCAGTATATATAGGTGCTCTTCTACATGCCGCTATCACTTACTCCTTTACCGTTTCAACCTTTGCAAAAATGAACCCGCTTGCCTTTTTCAAAGGCATATTTGAGGCTTCTACCGTTGCTTTCAGCACATGCAGCAGTTCAGCCACCCTTCCAGTTACCATACGGTGTACGGAAGAAAATCTGGGAGTATCTAAAGGCATATCGAGCTTCGTGCTGCCCCTTGGAGCAACAATAAATATGGACGGAACCGCTCTCTATCAAGGGGTATGTGCCCTATTCATAGCCCAGGTTTACGGGATTTCCCTGACTTTATCCCAGCAGCTTATGATCGTCCTTACGGCAACCCTGGCCTCCATCGGAACTGCAGGGGTTCCCGGAGCAGGGATGATTATGCTGACTATGGTTCTTACAGCTGTTAATCTGCCATTAGAAGGAATTGCTCTAATTGCAGGTATTGACAGGATCCTCGATATGGCCCGGACATGCATAAATGTAACGGGTGATGCCTCTGCAGCCGTAGTTGTTGCAGCTACAGAAGGAGAACTTGAGCAGGTAAGCAAGGATAGCACTGGTACTCCTGCATAG
- a CDS encoding PPC domain-containing DNA-binding protein produces MLVREYGIKKIYMGRMDHGSDLLKSLEEFVIEKGIKTGIIQLVGAATKVGMAYYDEEDKVYYPISLNKPVEIAKSIGNISIKDGKPMVHLHITVSDEEGNAFAGHLTEGTTVFAGEFSIIELEGPELVREYDDITGLTLWK; encoded by the coding sequence ATGCTTGTAAGGGAATACGGTATTAAAAAGATATATATGGGAAGGATGGACCACGGTAGTGACCTCCTTAAGTCCCTGGAGGAATTCGTTATAGAAAAGGGTATAAAAACGGGAATTATACAGCTGGTAGGGGCGGCTACCAAGGTGGGAATGGCTTATTATGACGAAGAAGATAAAGTATACTACCCCATTTCACTGAACAAACCGGTAGAGATCGCCAAATCTATAGGCAACATATCTATTAAAGATGGGAAACCTATGGTACACCTGCACATAACAGTATCAGATGAAGAAGGGAATGCCTTTGCAGGCCATCTGACGGAAGGCACAACGGTTTTTGCCGGGGAATTCTCAATTATAGAGCTGGAAGGCCCTGAGCTTGTAAGGGAATACGACGACATTACGGGGTTGACCCTGTGGAAGTAG